One Acetobacterium sp. KB-1 DNA segment encodes these proteins:
- a CDS encoding biotin/lipoyl-containing protein yields the protein MQSFKMLRLLRNNDQINLGGEIMVEVQVPMIGQSGMDVRIEVWMIEEGEHIEKGEPLYELSNEKLNQEIESPATGTLVKILVPEGETVAVGDILAHIEE from the coding sequence ATGCAATCGTTTAAAATGCTACGATTATTACGTAATAATGATCAAATAAATTTAGGAGGCGAAATAATGGTAGAAGTCCAAGTTCCTATGATAGGACAATCGGGAATGGATGTAAGAATTGAAGTATGGATGATTGAAGAAGGTGAACACATTGAAAAAGGAGAACCTTTGTACGAACTTTCCAATGAAAAACTCAATCAGGAGATTGAAAGCCCTGCCACTGGTACTTTAGTTAAAATTTTAGTGCCAGAAGGTGAGACTGTTGCTGTTGGCGATATACTTGCCCACATTGAAGAATAG
- a CDS encoding 2-oxo acid dehydrogenase subunit E2 — protein MAEPKRIKESYKISGARKFIGKKMTESLRDYPQGSGSIYFPVDAVLDLKDELKAQNPNVSVTSVFVKLAAEALKEHPLINSALIGDEFFIYDSINIAVGIGLPEGIMMVVVNEAQDKDVFQISDELQDMIAKLKTKKLGMEHMMNSTYTISNMGMLEIDQVTPFLNPPETGIMAIGTTKKQLVVNDDDTTSIKRMACFSVTINHAAIDGFHSGLFLKTFKKYLLDPKSFMGLK, from the coding sequence ATGGCAGAGCCGAAAAGAATAAAAGAAAGTTATAAAATTTCTGGTGCACGTAAATTCATCGGGAAGAAAATGACAGAGAGCCTGAGAGATTATCCGCAAGGATCGGGATCGATTTATTTTCCAGTAGACGCAGTGCTTGACCTAAAAGATGAACTCAAGGCTCAAAATCCTAATGTAAGTGTTACCTCTGTATTTGTCAAGCTGGCAGCGGAGGCTTTAAAAGAACACCCGTTGATAAATTCAGCATTGATCGGTGATGAATTCTTTATTTATGATTCGATAAATATTGCAGTGGGTATTGGTTTGCCCGAAGGAATTATGATGGTTGTTGTTAATGAAGCTCAAGATAAAGATGTTTTCCAAATTTCAGATGAGCTTCAAGACATGATTGCAAAATTAAAAACAAAAAAACTCGGAATGGAACATATGATGAATTCTACTTATACCATAAGTAATATGGGGATGCTTGAAATAGACCAGGTAACACCATTTTTGAATCCACCGGAAACGGGCATCATGGCCATTGGGACAACAAAAAAACAATTGGTTGTGAATGATGATGACACCACCAGCATTAAAAGAATGGCGTGTTTCAGTGTGACAATTAATCATGCAGCTATTGACGGATTTCATAGTGGCTTATTTCTAAAAACATTTAAGAAATATTTACTGGACCCAAAATCATTTATGGGTTTGAAATAA
- a CDS encoding thiamine pyrophosphate-dependent dehydrogenase E1 component subunit alpha yields MNFSNEELLDMYSDIVKSRVLGEKIVEYIYSGKIAGAIHPCLGQEAVSAGILTAFKKSDIITYGTETHRAQTVMAHRVGWKPFIAELLGRTGGCNDGISGEYHIHDLKNGQLPAAGALGGTWAEIAGFAWALKNDGKKRQIGFAPYGDGAISQGATYEAMNIAALFKLPILFFIENNGIAMSTPVESQSPLENLADRAAAFNMKGVTVDGDDPVAVAEAVLNGMELAANNEPNVVEVKTMRWEGHYVGDAQKYRDLSYKKDLDSICPVVRFEKRLKELGILDDEIIKAVKEAQTKEIVEGFDEGLSQSCVTKEQVLDYKRVYSNNAGGEL; encoded by the coding sequence ATGAACTTTTCAAATGAAGAACTTCTGGACATGTATTCGGATATTGTAAAATCAAGAGTCCTCGGTGAAAAAATCGTTGAATACATTTATAGTGGAAAAATTGCAGGTGCAATCCATCCTTGTTTAGGACAGGAAGCGGTTAGTGCTGGTATTTTGACGGCATTCAAAAAATCGGACATTATCACCTATGGTACTGAAACACATCGAGCTCAGACCGTGATGGCTCATCGTGTTGGTTGGAAACCATTTATTGCGGAATTGCTTGGCCGAACCGGTGGCTGTAATGACGGCATATCAGGTGAATATCATATCCATGATCTCAAAAATGGACAACTCCCTGCAGCCGGTGCACTCGGCGGGACCTGGGCCGAAATTGCTGGATTTGCATGGGCTCTTAAGAATGATGGTAAAAAGCGACAGATTGGTTTTGCTCCATATGGAGACGGTGCGATCAGTCAAGGTGCAACCTATGAAGCAATGAACATAGCGGCCCTTTTCAAATTGCCGATTTTGTTCTTCATCGAAAATAATGGGATTGCGATGTCGACACCGGTGGAAAGCCAGTCGCCATTGGAAAACCTGGCCGATCGAGCAGCAGCATTTAACATGAAAGGCGTTACGGTTGATGGCGATGATCCCGTAGCAGTCGCTGAAGCAGTTCTAAATGGGATGGAATTGGCAGCTAATAATGAGCCGAATGTTGTTGAAGTCAAAACAATGCGTTGGGAAGGCCATTATGTTGGTGACGCTCAGAAATATCGCGATTTGAGTTATAAAAAAGATTTAGATTCTATTTGCCCGGTTGTTCGTTTCGAAAAACGCTTGAAAGAATTAGGAATTCTTGATGATGAAATCATTAAAGCAGTGAAAGAAGCACAAACAAAAGAAATTGTTGAAGGTTTTGATGAAGGATTAAGTCAAAGCTGCGTAACTAAAGAACAGGTGTTAGATTACAAGAGAGTTTATTCAAATAATGCAGGAGGTGAACTATAA